Proteins encoded together in one Thalassotalea crassostreae window:
- the greA gene encoding transcription elongation factor GreA encodes MSMFPMTIQGADALREELVYLKQTRRPEIVQSIAEAREHGDLKENAEYHAAREEQGFCEGRIQEIEGKLGNAQIIDITKIPNNNKVIFGVTVTILNIDTDEEVTYQIVGDDEADIKNNRISVNSPIARALIGKSVDSEVEVTTPGGKVEFEIISVEHR; translated from the coding sequence ATGTCAATGTTTCCAATGACCATACAAGGTGCTGATGCCTTAAGAGAAGAGCTTGTTTATTTAAAACAAACAAGACGTCCTGAAATCGTACAATCAATTGCTGAAGCACGTGAACATGGCGATTTAAAAGAAAACGCTGAATATCATGCTGCGCGCGAAGAGCAGGGCTTTTGTGAAGGTCGTATCCAAGAGATTGAAGGTAAATTGGGTAATGCTCAAATTATCGATATCACTAAGATACCAAATAACAATAAGGTTATTTTCGGTGTAACAGTGACTATTTTAAACATAGATACTGACGAAGAAGTGACTTACCAAATTGTTGGTGATGATGAAGCGGATATTAAAAATAACCGTATCAGCGTTAACTCACCTATAGCTCGTGCTTTAATTGGTAAATCAGTAGATTCAGAAGTTGAAGTGACTACGCCTGGTGGCAAAGTAGAGTTTGAAATTATTTCTGTAGAACATAGATAA
- the yhbY gene encoding ribosome assembly RNA-binding protein YhbY: MNLSKKQIQHLRGLAHSLKPVVLLGSNGLTEGVIAEIDSALNIHELIKIKIPTDDREVKQLIVDAIVRETNSTKVQTIGKTLIIYRQSEEKKISVPKI; the protein is encoded by the coding sequence ATGAATCTATCAAAAAAACAAATTCAACACCTTCGTGGTTTAGCTCACAGCTTAAAACCTGTTGTTCTTTTAGGCAGCAACGGCCTAACTGAAGGCGTAATTGCAGAAATTGATTCTGCACTTAATATCCATGAACTGATTAAAATTAAAATTCCAACTGATGATCGCGAAGTTAAACAGCTTATCGTTGACGCGATTGTTAGAGAAACAAACTCTACTAAGGTTCAAACTATCGGTAAGACGTTAATCATTTATCGTCAATCAGAAGAAAAGAAAATTAGTGTTCCAAAAATTTAA
- the carA gene encoding glutamine-hydrolyzing carbamoyl-phosphate synthase small subunit: protein MTKSAILVLEDGTIFKGTAIGAEGSSVGEVVFNTAMTGYQEILTDPSYAEQIVTLTYPHIGNTGTNSEDEESADVWAKGLIIRDLPLLASNFRNEQSLSEYLVANNILGIADIDTRKLTRILREKGAQNGCILAGDNLDTDEALAKAKAFPGLKGMDLAKEVTVKETYEWTEGSWQLGKGHVTPDEFPHHVVAYDFGAKRNILRMLVDRGCKLTVVPAQTPASEVLAMNPDGIFLSNGPGDPEPCDYAITAIKSFLETDIPVFGICLGHQLLGLASGAQTVKMKFGHHGANHPVKDIERDVVMITSQNHGFAVDESNLPANLTATHKSLFDGSLQGIHRTDKPAFSFQGHPEASPGPHDAAPLFNHFIDLINARKAQ, encoded by the coding sequence TTGACTAAATCTGCCATCTTGGTACTGGAAGACGGTACTATTTTTAAAGGCACAGCGATTGGTGCTGAAGGCTCATCAGTTGGTGAAGTTGTTTTCAATACAGCAATGACTGGCTATCAAGAGATCTTAACGGATCCATCTTACGCAGAACAAATTGTCACTTTGACTTACCCACATATCGGTAACACCGGTACTAACTCTGAAGATGAAGAGTCTGCAGACGTTTGGGCTAAAGGCCTGATCATTCGTGACTTGCCTCTATTAGCAAGCAACTTTCGAAATGAACAAAGTTTAAGCGAATACCTTGTTGCTAATAACATATTAGGTATCGCCGATATCGATACTCGCAAACTGACTCGTATACTACGCGAGAAGGGCGCACAGAACGGTTGTATTCTAGCTGGTGACAACTTAGATACTGATGAAGCGTTAGCAAAAGCAAAAGCGTTTCCTGGTCTTAAAGGCATGGATCTTGCGAAAGAAGTTACCGTTAAAGAAACCTATGAATGGACTGAGGGTAGCTGGCAGTTAGGTAAAGGTCATGTTACACCGGATGAATTCCCTCATCATGTTGTTGCTTATGACTTTGGTGCTAAACGCAATATTCTTCGTATGTTAGTAGACCGAGGCTGTAAACTTACAGTCGTTCCTGCGCAAACTCCTGCAAGTGAAGTTCTTGCAATGAATCCAGACGGAATATTCTTGTCAAATGGACCTGGTGATCCAGAGCCGTGTGATTACGCAATTACCGCAATTAAATCATTCCTTGAAACAGACATCCCTGTATTTGGTATTTGTTTAGGTCACCAATTATTAGGTTTAGCAAGTGGCGCACAAACAGTAAAAATGAAGTTTGGTCATCACGGTGCTAACCACCCAGTTAAAGACATCGAACGCGATGTGGTAATGATCACTTCACAAAACCACGGTTTTGCAGTTGATGAAAGTAACTTACCAGCAAACTTAACTGCAACTCATAAATCATTATTTGATGGTTCATTGCAAGGTATTCATCGCACTGATAAACCAGCTTTTAGTTTCCAAGGACATCCGGAAGCTAGCCCTGGTCCACACGATGCAGCCCCATTGTTTAATCATTTCATTGATTTGATTAACGCACGCAAAGCCCAATAG
- the carB gene encoding carbamoyl-phosphate synthase large subunit, with translation MPKRTDIKSILILGAGPIVIGQACEFDYSGAQACKALREEGYRVILVNSNPATIMTDPEMADATYIEPIHWEVVRNIIEKERPDAVLPTMGGQTALNCALELEAKGVLAEFNVEMIGATADAIDKAEDRSRFDTAMKKIGLETPRAKIVHSMDEAIEASEFLGFPCIIRPSFTMGGTGGGIAYNREEFETICTRGLDLSPTSELLIDESLIGWKEYEMEVVRDKNDNCIIICSIENFDPMGIHTGDSITVAPAQTLTDKEYQIMRNASVAVLREIGVETGGSNVQFGICPDTGRMVIIEMNPRVSRSSALASKATGFPIAKIAAKLAVGYTLDELSNDITGGATPASFEPTIDYVVTKIPRFNFEKFAGAEDRLTTQMKSVGEVMAIGRNQQESMQKALRGLEVGMNGFDPVVDVTKPGAKTKIMHELQEAGADRIWYVADAFRLGLTLEDVFRTTKIDRWFLVQIEDIVKEEQNVYKVGMSGLNTDYLRRLKRKGFSDKRLADVIGVAESEIRKKRHNAEIFPVYKRVDTCAAEFSSDTAYMYSTYDEECEANPTDNDKIMIIGGGPNRIGQGIEFDYCCVHAALALREDGYETIMVNCNPETVSTDYDTSDRLYFESVTFEDVLEIVRVEKPKGVIVQYGGQTPLKLARSLEAAGVPIIGTSPDAIDRAEDRERFQQAVDRLELLQPENATVTSLDEAMAKAEAIGFPLVVRPSYVLGGRAMEIVYDLADLRRYMTEAVSVSNDSPVLLDHFLDDAIEVDIDVICDGTDVVIGGIMQHIEQAGVHSGDSACSLPPYSLPADIQDVMRKQVTALAFELGVVGLMNTQMAVKDGKVYLIEVNPRAARTVPFVSKATSIPLAKVAARVMAGVSLKEQGITTEVIPDYFSVKEVVIPFNKFHGSDPLVGPEMRSTGEVMGTGDTFEEAYAKANLGAGVSLPKAGRALISVRNSDKERVVDLARKLVDLGFDLDATHGTAVILGEANIPARLVNKVHEGRPHIVDRIKNGEYSYIINTTEGRKAIEDSKAIRGSALRYKVNYTTTLNAAFAACMAHAADDRKTVSSIQELHKRCQ, from the coding sequence ATGCCAAAACGTACTGACATAAAAAGTATTCTTATATTAGGCGCAGGTCCAATTGTAATTGGTCAAGCCTGTGAATTTGACTATTCAGGTGCACAAGCCTGTAAAGCTTTACGCGAAGAAGGTTACCGAGTAATTCTTGTAAACTCGAACCCTGCAACGATTATGACTGACCCAGAAATGGCCGATGCGACTTATATCGAACCAATTCATTGGGAAGTTGTTCGCAACATTATTGAAAAAGAACGTCCAGACGCAGTTTTACCTACTATGGGCGGCCAAACGGCGCTTAACTGTGCGCTAGAACTTGAAGCGAAAGGCGTACTTGCAGAATTCAACGTTGAAATGATTGGCGCAACAGCTGATGCAATCGATAAAGCGGAAGACCGTTCTCGCTTCGATACAGCGATGAAGAAAATTGGTTTAGAAACACCACGAGCGAAAATTGTTCATTCGATGGACGAAGCAATTGAAGCGTCTGAATTCCTAGGTTTCCCTTGTATTATTCGCCCATCATTTACTATGGGTGGTACCGGTGGCGGTATCGCATATAACCGCGAAGAATTCGAAACTATTTGTACACGTGGTTTAGATTTATCTCCAACGTCTGAGTTATTGATTGATGAATCATTGATCGGTTGGAAAGAATACGAAATGGAAGTGGTTCGCGACAAAAATGATAACTGTATCATTATTTGTTCGATTGAAAACTTCGACCCAATGGGTATTCACACAGGTGACTCAATTACTGTCGCACCAGCACAAACATTAACGGATAAAGAATACCAAATCATGCGTAACGCGTCAGTTGCGGTACTTCGTGAAATTGGTGTTGAAACGGGTGGTTCAAACGTACAGTTTGGTATTTGTCCTGATACTGGCCGCATGGTTATTATCGAAATGAACCCACGTGTTTCGCGTTCATCTGCATTAGCATCAAAAGCAACGGGTTTCCCAATTGCTAAAATCGCTGCCAAGCTTGCAGTAGGTTACACACTTGATGAATTGAGCAATGACATTACTGGTGGTGCAACTCCTGCATCATTTGAACCAACAATCGATTACGTAGTAACTAAGATCCCTCGTTTTAACTTCGAGAAGTTCGCTGGCGCTGAAGACCGTCTTACTACGCAAATGAAATCTGTTGGTGAAGTTATGGCGATTGGCCGTAACCAACAAGAATCAATGCAAAAAGCATTACGTGGTTTAGAAGTAGGCATGAACGGTTTCGACCCTGTGGTTGATGTTACCAAACCTGGTGCTAAAACTAAGATCATGCACGAATTACAAGAAGCTGGTGCTGACCGTATTTGGTATGTAGCAGATGCTTTCCGTTTAGGCTTAACCTTAGAAGATGTATTCCGAACAACTAAGATTGACCGTTGGTTCTTAGTACAAATCGAAGATATCGTTAAAGAAGAGCAAAACGTATACAAAGTGGGTATGTCTGGTTTAAATACTGATTACTTACGCAGATTAAAACGCAAAGGTTTCTCTGATAAGCGTTTAGCAGACGTAATTGGCGTAGCAGAAAGCGAAATTCGTAAGAAGCGTCACAATGCTGAAATCTTCCCTGTATACAAGCGCGTTGATACGTGTGCGGCAGAGTTTAGCTCAGACACAGCTTACATGTACTCAACTTATGATGAAGAATGTGAAGCGAACCCAACAGACAATGACAAGATCATGATTATCGGTGGTGGTCCTAACCGTATCGGTCAAGGTATTGAATTCGATTACTGTTGTGTACACGCAGCACTTGCTTTACGTGAAGATGGTTACGAAACAATCATGGTTAACTGTAACCCTGAAACGGTTTCAACGGATTACGATACTTCAGATCGTTTATACTTTGAGTCAGTAACGTTTGAAGATGTATTAGAGATTGTTCGTGTTGAAAAGCCAAAAGGCGTAATTGTTCAATACGGTGGTCAAACTCCTCTTAAATTAGCTCGTAGCCTTGAAGCAGCAGGTGTTCCAATTATTGGTACATCACCTGATGCAATCGATAGAGCAGAAGATAGAGAACGTTTCCAACAAGCGGTTGACCGTTTAGAGTTATTACAACCAGAAAACGCAACAGTTACCTCATTAGATGAAGCAATGGCAAAAGCGGAAGCAATTGGTTTCCCACTAGTTGTTCGTCCTTCGTACGTACTTGGTGGTCGAGCAATGGAAATTGTATACGACTTAGCGGATTTACGTCGTTACATGACAGAAGCAGTAAGTGTTTCAAATGATTCGCCAGTATTACTTGATCACTTCCTAGATGATGCGATTGAAGTAGATATCGACGTTATTTGTGACGGTACAGACGTGGTTATTGGCGGTATTATGCAACATATCGAACAAGCTGGTGTTCACTCTGGTGACTCTGCATGTTCATTACCTCCATACAGTTTACCAGCTGACATTCAAGACGTAATGCGTAAGCAAGTGACAGCCTTAGCATTTGAGCTAGGTGTTGTTGGTTTAATGAACACGCAAATGGCAGTAAAAGACGGTAAAGTTTACTTAATCGAAGTAAACCCTCGTGCCGCTCGTACAGTACCATTTGTTTCGAAAGCGACAAGCATTCCATTAGCTAAAGTTGCCGCTCGTGTAATGGCTGGTGTTTCGTTAAAAGAACAAGGCATTACAACAGAAGTTATTCCAGATTACTTCTCTGTTAAAGAAGTGGTAATTCCATTTAACAAATTCCACGGCTCAGATCCTTTAGTAGGTCCTGAAATGCGCTCAACTGGTGAAGTTATGGGCACAGGCGATACGTTTGAAGAAGCTTATGCTAAAGCAAACTTAGGCGCCGGCGTTTCATTACCAAAAGCAGGTCGCGCATTAATCTCTGTTCGTAATTCAGATAAAGAGCGTGTTGTTGATTTAGCTCGCAAACTTGTTGATTTAGGTTTCGATCTAGATGCAACTCATGGTACAGCCGTTATTTTAGGCGAAGCGAACATTCCAGCTCGCTTAGTAAATAAAGTACACGAAGGTCGTCCTCATATTGTTGATAGAATCAAAAATGGTGAATATAGTTATATTATAAACACTACTGAAGGACGTAAGGCGATTGAAGATTCGAAAGCGATTCGTGGCAGCGCATTACGTTACAAAGTGAACTATACAACAACATTAAACGCAGCATTTGCAGCTTGTATGGCGCATGCGGCGGACGATAGAAAAACTGTAAGCTCTATCCAAGAATTACATAAAAGGTGTCAATAA
- a CDS encoding prepilin-type N-terminal cleavage/methylation domain-containing protein, with amino-acid sequence MKNLNGFTLIELTIVVVVLAVLSVVAAPKFIDLPRDTRIAHLESFAGTLTEANNIVFSKTFIKNLHLESDIPASDIDPEFFVYPEARLAFGQAQSCTNSILAHIDTDNYDYSYYGAEKCINEYYAKDPDDPENIGEVPFLRIYPQGWLNSNRTDVKCYVEYTQAFKLDGEIIPAFVSVKTEEC; translated from the coding sequence ATGAAAAATTTAAACGGTTTTACCTTAATTGAACTGACTATTGTCGTGGTTGTACTAGCAGTGCTATCAGTAGTTGCGGCGCCGAAATTTATTGATTTACCGCGTGATACCAGAATAGCTCATTTGGAATCATTCGCAGGTACTTTAACGGAAGCAAACAACATCGTATTTAGTAAAACTTTTATCAAAAACTTGCATTTGGAAAGCGATATTCCAGCGAGCGATATTGATCCTGAATTTTTCGTTTATCCAGAAGCAAGACTGGCATTTGGTCAGGCACAATCCTGTACAAACAGTATATTGGCACATATCGATACTGATAACTATGATTATAGTTATTACGGTGCTGAGAAATGTATAAACGAATATTATGCTAAAGACCCTGACGATCCAGAAAACATAGGTGAAGTACCTTTCTTACGCATTTATCCGCAAGGTTGGTTAAATTCAAACCGAACAGACGTTAAGTGTTACGTTGAATATACACAAGCATTTAAACTTGACGGTGAGATTATTCCTGCGTTTGTTTCAGTAAAAACTGAAGAGTGTTAG
- a CDS encoding type II secretion system protein: protein MSNNKGFTLIEITIVIVILAVLAATAVPKFLNLESDARAEAVTYVEGVLVSANRIIESKATVKGLTKEANLDARHLDDQFKGKKAKIRYGQMRSQEDTILAFIESDDYTVYQDGNRGNIRIYPKSVYEEYGHDIRCYTQYTEAWLSETPDGTKYPHHAQTALYTQDC, encoded by the coding sequence ATGTCAAACAACAAGGGCTTCACATTAATTGAAATAACAATAGTTATCGTTATTCTTGCGGTACTTGCTGCTACTGCCGTACCTAAATTTCTAAACTTAGAAAGCGATGCTCGCGCTGAAGCTGTCACTTATGTTGAAGGCGTTTTAGTTTCTGCTAATCGAATTATTGAATCTAAAGCGACCGTAAAGGGCTTGACTAAAGAAGCAAATTTAGATGCTAGACATCTCGATGATCAGTTTAAAGGTAAAAAAGCAAAAATTCGCTACGGTCAAATGCGCTCACAAGAAGATACTATTTTGGCGTTTATTGAATCAGATGACTATACCGTATATCAAGATGGTAATAGAGGTAATATCAGAATTTATCCAAAGTCGGTATATGAAGAATATGGTCATGACATTAGATGTTATACGCAATATACCGAAGCTTGGCTTTCTGAAACCCCAGATGGCACAAAATACCCCCACCATGCTCAAACAGCTCTATATACTCAGGACTGCTAA